The following coding sequences lie in one Dunckerocampus dactyliophorus isolate RoL2022-P2 chromosome 4, RoL_Ddac_1.1, whole genome shotgun sequence genomic window:
- the LOC129179289 gene encoding sia-alpha-2,3-Gal-beta-1,4-GlcNAc-R:alpha 2,8-sialyltransferase-like: MVRVARALGLIILCVAVLILSLISYVSLRKDSLFGSSKYTGGPRIMFHAGFRSQFAMNFLDPSFIPLTTALNEELQGKPSKWKFNKTAFFQQRKDIFNFIDIPKNFSLTKSSVRVGQLMHFDYSSHKYVFSISNNFKSLLPDASPILNKHYGTCAVVGNSGILTGSHCGSEIDQADFVFRCNFAPTEVYAKDVGRKTNLTTFNPSILERYYNNLLTIQDRNNFFLHLKKLEGAILWIPAFFLHTSATVTRTLVDFFVEHKGQLKVELAWPGNIMHDVNKYWKTKNLSPKRLSTGILMYTLASAMCDEIHLYGFWPFGWDPNTGKDLPYHYYDKKGTKFTTKWQETHQLPSEFKLLYRLHRDGVTKLSLTHCT, from the exons ATGGTCCGCGTGGCCCGGGCCCTGGGTCTCATCATCCTGTGCGTGGCCGTGCTCATACTGTCCCTCATCAGCTATGTGTCCCTCCGCAAGGACAGCCTCTTCGGCTCGTCCAAGTACACGGGAGGCCCCAGGATCATGTTCCACGCAGGCTTCCG ATCTCAGTTCGCCATGAATTTCCTGGACCCCTCCTTCATCCCGCTAACCACCGCCCTCAACGAGGAGCTCCAGGGAAAGCCGTCCAAATGGAAATTCAACAAGACTGCCTTTTTCCAGCAGAG GAAAGATATCTTCAACTTCATTGACATTCCCAAGAACTTCTCACTGACCAAGAGCAGCGTGCGAGTGGGTCAGCTGATGCACTTTGACTACTCCAGCCACAAGTACGTCTTCTCCATCAGCAACAACTTCAAGTCCCTGCTGCCCGACGCCTCGCCCATCCTCAACAAGCACTACGGCACGTGTGCCGTGGTGGGCAACAGCGGCATCTTGACGGGCAGCCACTGCGGCTCTGAGATCGACCAGGCTGACTTTGTGTTTCGCTGCAACTTCGCCCCCACCGAGGTCTACGCCAAGGATGTGGGCAGGAAGACCAACCTGACCACCTTCAACCCCAGCATCCTGGAGCGGTACTACAACAACCTGCTGACCATACAGGACAGGAACAACTTCTTCCTGCACCTGAAGAAGCTGGAGGGGGCCATCCTGTGGATCCCGGCTTTCTTCCTGCATACCTCGGCGACGGTGACCCGGACGCTGGTGGACTTTTTTGTGGAGCACAAGGGTCAGCTGAAGGTGGAGCTGGCCTGGCCCGGGAACATCATGCATGACGTCAACAA GTACTGGAAGACAAAGAACCTTTCTCCCAAACGTCTCAGCACGGGCATCCTCATGTACACGCTGGCGTCGGCCATGTGTGATGAGATCCACCTGTACGGCTTCTGGCCCTTCGGCTGGGACCCCAACACGGGCAAGGACCTGCCCTACCACTACTACGACAAGAAAGGGACCAAGTTCACCACCAAGTGGCAGGAGACCCACCAGCTTCCCAGCGAGTTCAAGCTGCTCTACAGGTTGCACCGCGACGGCGTCACCAAACTCAGCCTGACGCACTGCACGTAG
- the LOC129179290 gene encoding ras-related protein Rab-27B-like: MADSDYDYLIKLLALGDSGVGKTTFLYRYTDNKFNRKFTTTVGIDFREKRLMYTGANADGATEKNFRVHLQLWDTAGQERFRSLTTAFFRDAMGFLLMFDLTNQQSFLNVRNWMSQLQANAYCDSPDIVLVGTKADLRSMRSVQSRQARDLADRYGIPYFETSAVTGTDVDKAVRTLLDMVMKRMEQSMCGGHNFQHNGSTAAHQVQEATVWRRCAC, encoded by the exons ATGGCCGACTCGGACTACGACTACCTGATCAAGCTGCTGGCCCTCGGGGACTCTGGCGTGGGCAAGACCACCTTCCTGTACAGGTACACCGACAACAAGTTCAACCGCAAGTTCACCACCACAGTGGGCATCGACTTCCGGGAAAAACGGCTG ATGTACACCGGCGCCAACGCTGACGGGGCCACTGAGAAGAATTTCAGAGTCCACCTTCAGCTTTGGGACACGGCCGGACAAGAGAG GTTCCGCAGCCTCACCACGGCCTTCTTCCGGGACGCCATGGGCTTCCTGCTCATGTTTGACCTGACCAATCAGCAGAGCTTCCTCAATGTCAGGAACTGGATGA GTCAGCTGCAGGCCAACGCGTACTGCGACAGTCCAGACATCGTCCTTGTGGGCACCAAGGCCGACCTCAGGAGCATGAGGAGCGTCCAGTCCAGGCAGGCCCGAGATTTAGCTGACAGATACGG CATCCCCTACTTCGAGACGAGCGCGGTGACGGGCACAGACGTGGACAAGGCGGTGAGGACCCTGCTGGACATGGTGATGAAGAGGATGGAGCAGAGCATGTGCGGAGGGCACAACTTCCAGCACAATGGCAGCACTGCAGCCCACCAGGTGCAGGAGGCCACTGTGTGGAGGAGGTGTGCCTGCTGA